A segment of the Bacillus sp. es.034 genome:
TTGACCTTTGGATTCGGGATATCCCTTTTGCTGAATAAAGAATCGATCCTTGCCTATTTATTTGTGTTCGTCGTCGGGCAATTGATATGGGTCTTTGCCTTTGTGATTGTCGCCCATCTATTGTCCTGGATCGTCCGGAAGGTTCCTTTCCGTCATAAACAGCAGATCGGATGGGGCTTTTTGATCGGATTCCCATTGACGTTTTCAGTTTTTTTGTTCGTTAACTAGATAATCATCATAAAAAAAAGGAATGCCGTAACCCCAACGGCATTCCTTTTTATCATTCTGCTTTATCTTCCGGCCGGATCTTATCAAGTGGGACGAAGACTTGCAGATGACGGTACAGGTTCTCGAATTCGGCTGGAAGGACCCCTCCAAGCTCGCCGTCCACATTCAGCTGCACCTTTTCTTTCGCCTTGATCTTGATCCGATTCGCTTGTGTGTAAATGACGTTCGGATCGTTCACATGCTCTCCACGTACTGCCAGGGATGCAATGCGGATAAATTCTGCCAGATTCGTCTTCTTCAGAATCAGGAGTGAAAATAAACCGTCATTGATCGAAGCATCTGGAGCCAGTTTCTCAAAGCCGCCGACCGAATTGGTCAATCCGATGAGGAAAAGCATCGCTTGTCCCTCAAACAGCTTTCCATCATATTCGATCGATACATCCGTCGGTTTAATGGAAGGAAGCATTTCAATGCCCTTCAGATAATAAGCAAGCTGCCCCATCATGGTTTTAAGCTTACTCGGTACTTCATAGGTCAATTCCGTGATTCTTCCCCCACCGGCGATATTGATGAAATAGCGGTCATTCATGCGTCCGATATCGACTGGGATCGTTTCACCCTTCGTAATCACATCAATGGCCGAGCTGATATCCTTTGGAATGTGCAGGGCGCGGGCGAAGTCATTCGTTGTCCCCATCGGAACAATCCCAAGTTTCGGCCGGTAGTCCTGTTCTGCTAATCCGTTGACGACTTCATTTAACGTACCGTCTCCACCTGCAGCGACGACGATATCATATTTGCGTTCAACAGCGATTCGTGCCGCTTCGGTCGCATCCCCTTCACAAATGGTGGCGTGAACAGATGTTTCATATCCGGCCTGCTCCAATTTGATTAATACTTCAGCGAGGTGTTTTTTAAAAAGCTCCCGCCCCGAAGTCGGATTGTATATAATTCTTGCTCGTTTCATACCCATCATCCTAATCTGTATTGATTCAAAAACTCGTCCATGTATATACCATCTTTTAACATCATATACCAATTTAATTTATTCATGCAAAATATGTTCAAAAGGCAGGATTTTTCAAATCGTCCACCGGTCAATATCATAACTCTTTTCATAGGAAAAATCTAATGAAATATGAAATTTCCCACGCCTGAAGGGGGCCGGTTCCATGATTGTCAGAAAGAATTCATAAATGGGGGACTCTCACTAGAAGTGAATCAATAAAAATAACCGTCCAGAATATCACCCTGATATTCTGGACGGTTATGGGAATAGATGTATGTTCCGTTTTTGCAAAAATCGGATGGATTCTTCCAGGGACTTCATATCAAAATGATAGACTTCACCAATGATGTCTTTCCACTTACCCAGATCCTTCATTTGATACTCTCGGATATTTCGGTAGGTCATGACCTTCAACGTCCGGTTTCGGAGGAAATAGCACTGATTCCCCTGGAAGCGGACGGCCGTGATTCTTCTCATGGTGATGTTGTCATCGGAATCCAGATAGGATGCCTGAATATCCGTCTCCAAATCTTCTTCTTCAAGCGGTATCCACTCGATGGTCTTTTTCACAAACGTCTTCCCGTTTGAACGCCGATCGACTTCGAACTCCCGGATGTCCTTCTGGGTAAAAATGATTTCTTCCCCAAAGCCGTGAAGAAGATGCTTCTGTCTCGCCTCAAGCTCGACAGGCTTCATGATGGGAGAACCATAACCGACATCAACATACAGCTTACGGTTATCAATCGAGATCATCAGTCCCAGGTGTCCCGGGTTCACTCTGACAAATTGACAATGGAAACCTAGTTTTTTTAACAGACTTCCGAAATTAATATTCAGCGTAAAGCATGTTCCTCCCCACCCTTTCAGATGGAGATTTTCTGCAAATGTCTCTAACGAAGGGACGAAGGATCCCCCCTGTGAGAAATAATAAAATTTACTGAACGTCTCATAGGGAATCCGTATTAAATGCTGCTGGATCAAGCGCTGTAAGTAGTTCAACGTAGGAGGCTCTATATCCATATTTAAATAGTTCACATATTTTTTTACTGCTTCCAAACCGATCACTCTTTCTACTTTTTCATCAGGCAGACTGTAAACTGGTGCTGAAGAGTAAACTCTTGGAGGGAATCGTGACGTCTGGATAAGAAGGTATGTAATGATTGCAGTAATCCTTCTTTCTCCGTATCCTCTAAATGAGAGAGCAAGGAAAGGGATCCTACGCGCTCGCACCAGGACTGTATGGTGAAATCGACCATATAGTAAAATGTATAAAAATCTTTGATCGTAAAGTCTGCTTGCTGCCATTCTAACAACCATTCCACGGGAAATCCATTCACTTGATTGCCCGCATCAGCTTTCTCTTCCGGGGTTTCACCGATATATTCATGTAAAAACGTCATCGTATCCTTCACGACTTCCTGATTCGGAAGGAAGCTTGAATCGCTGACAATGAACGTTCCTTTCTCCTTCAGTATCCGCTTCATTTCAAGTATCGCTTTCGGGCGATCGAATAAATGCCAGCTTCTATGACTCATTGTGATATCGTAATAGTGGTCTGGCAGATTCGTTGATTCTGCAGTGCCGGTCAGATAAGGGATCTCGAGGTATTGCCTGCTTTCCAATGCCTTGGCCGTTTTCCTCAGTTCAATGGAAGGTTCGACTCCGATCACTTCGGCTCCACGCTTATGAAGCTTTCTTGTCAAGGCTCCTGTACCTGAACCAATTTCAGCCACTTTCCTTCCTTCCCACACAATTCCCCTTACCTTCAACGTATCAAAAAATTGATGCGGAATATCATCACAAGACGCAGCATAACGGGAGGTCACATTACCAAAATTCACTTCCATTCACTCTCTTCCCCTATCATAATTGATTTTCACTCTGCTGAACGTTACGATTTCATGTCAACTCCATCACAGCCGCCTGCACAAAGAGCCTCCTACATACTACATTCTGTATGCCAAGGGGAAACTCCTGCCGAGGGACGGACCTCGCTTACCTTTATATCGTCATAATTTGTAATCCTTTAATTGATCGGTTACTTTAAGAAATTATCCTATTTCTACTCGCGGTAAACCTTATCGTAAATTATATTTCTATCATTTCAGCGGGGAATTTCATAAAGGAATAGAGGTCCGTCCCTAAAAAAAAACGGTCATCAGAGATGACCGTTTGCTGGGTGGTGTTCTTTAGTTGTTGGCTCCGGCTGCGATCCGCTTTACGTTTTGTTCGGCGGTTTTCGTGAGGTCCGGGGTGAATCCGTTTTTCATCCGCTTGTTTTCTTCGTTGAAGTAGTCTTGGACTTCCTGGTCGAATTCTATTTCAATTAGATCACGAATGTCTGTAATTCTGAGGGCGATCATAATGGATACAAGGTGAGCCACTGTTAAGGATTTCTTCTTGAAATTCACTAGCTCATTGATCGTAGCCACTCTTAATCCTGTTAAGCGGTGAAGATCGCCTTGAGTCAATCCTCGTTCGCGCAGGATTTCTCCCAATTTAATGTGAATTTTATGGGGAAATTTATTTAGCGCTTCTATAACAATTGTATTTGTCTTTTGGTGAATCATGATGCTTCAACTCCTCATCCTATATCATATTAACGTGAATACCCCCATTCGTGAACCGGCAATAAATACCATCCCAACGGGTACTTATGACCATTTCATTTCGAGCATCTACGAAGCATCATAAACCAAATGAAAGAAGACTCCCGGGACGTATCCCGGGAGTCTCCCCCATCTTAATCGTGTTACATCAATACATTTTGAACGAGGCTCGTCTTCAAGCTTTCGTAGACTTCCTGCCAGACCCCTCTATCCTTGATGTATTGAGAGGTCAAGCGCTGGATCATCTCTTTCTGCTTTTCCGGGAACAGTTCATGATCCCTCGGGGGAAGCTTCGCCCGCTCATCATCGACAATTTTTTTCACCATGGGAGCTCTCGGCCCCCACACCAGCTTCTCCTTTCCTTCCTTATCAATAAAAATGAAGATCGGAATGGCCCTCGACGTTCCATTGGTCAGATATTGATCCATCAGTTCAAGATTTTCGTCCCTCATAATCATGCGAACGTCCAGATTGGCCGCCTCCGCAACAGTAAGAAGGATCGGGATGTTCAGCATGGCGTCACCGCACCAATCCTCCGTAATGGCAATCACCCGTAAAGATTGCTCTCCCAGTTGATTCAACACCTCTACGTCTTCTCTCGGAATCTTAAAGCCCTTTCGGACGGCTTCTGTATTTTCTTTATGAACACTCATATTTTCTATGTATTCTTCCGGTGTCATTCCTTTATCAAACCATTGTTCCAAGTTCATTCTTTTTCCTCCTCCAGTGGTTCACACCTGTGAATCACTGTGTTCTTTTCTTGGAAATTCTCTCTCTAGCATAGGCATGTTTCTCGTAATCTACAAGTGAAAATCATATAGAATTCAATCAAAATTTCAATTGTACGATTATGCCTGTAGGAATATAATATAAGAAAAGCAACTTCGTGAACAGGTTCGAATGAACTGCCCCTGACGAAACTCTTCCATGAAAAAAGGAATAGCTGCGTTACGCTACTCCTAAACCTATATTCCAGAGGGAGGGGAAATAGGTAGGTATGGAAAGAGGCATCTCTTTCTCGCCTCTTTCCCTGACAGAAAAAAAAGCTGACTCAATTGTCAGTTTCATCCTCTCATTTTTTGGTTACATTAAATGGATATAGGACGACGCTTTCCATTGAACCATCTTATACATCCTGTGATTTCTCAATTATTTTTGTCACTTTATTGTAGTAGTAGTCCAGCTCGACTAGGCTATCTGCCTCCTTCAGCCTCTTTAAATAGTGGCTCGCTTTTTCATAATCTTCTGGTGGCAGTTCAACCTTGATTCTTTTTTTCTTCCACTTCGCCAACAGGTTTCACCTCATTATGATTTGGAGATCCTCCCTTAGAGGTCGGTTCGAGCTGATAATGAGATAGCTCTTGAATATAGGATGCTTTGGTCGCTGCTAAATTTTGTTCGATTTTTCGTGTGATGACGGAACTTCCCCCGATTCCTGATAATAAACTGATATAGATCACATACCAGATCGGGACTGTATCAACCACCGGTAACACGGACAGATACCCTGCCAGAACGCCTATGATAATATCCTTCGTTGAGCCAAAAAGATAATGTTTCTCACCCTGGTCATCAATAAATTTTCGCGGAAAAGTGAAATGACCGTTTTTGAAAACCAGAATATGTCCTAAGCCCCCAATACCACCCATCAACATTGGCAACAAGATCACTTCGAATAAGGACATTCTATCCACCCTCTGGAATCATTTACTATTATTATATATTATTTACAGAAAATTCAGAATAGATAATTGGACGCAATTTTGTCCACTAAAGGAGCGCCATTATGCGAAAAATTGTGATGAAAGTCTCGTCAATCGACAAACTTCGATTTCAAAACTATATGATGCAGCTAAAAAGGGCTGAATCGAAAGTAGAAGCCGATACGTATTACCGATTAGCCAAACAGATTCTGGAGAAGGCGAAAAGGAAGCAAATGTGATGATTCCTCACTGTACTTCCTTGTAAAAATACAAAAAAAGAAGAGCCATGACAGCCCTTCTCTCCTCGCTACCTGTTTAGTTGACGCCTACCGCACTATACGCAGCATTCACACTTGCCACTTCAGCACTTCCTGCACCATATAAATCCGTTGCTGACTGAACCGCCGCCGAACGCAGCTGGCTGTAGTTTGATGATGGTGTCAAGTATTGAGTCAGGGCACGATAATAGATCTTACCGGTCTTGGCCGTTCCGATTCCCGTCACCTTCACCCCATAGTGTGTACCACCTTGACTTAACAAGTAAGCCGCCTTATTTCCGATTCCGCTGTTGATATGAACTCCGCCGTTATCCTGCGTTCCTGTGTATCTTACTGAATAATGGTCGGGATCACCGTATTTCGCCGGATCAGACATGGAACGAAGAGCATCCCCACTCTTATTTGGTGTGTAAATATCTTCTCCGATCTCCCAATCCGGATTGTTATTTGCGTCATACTCTACCAATGTTCCAAAAATATCGGACATGGATTCATTGATGGCCCCTGATTCATTTTGATAGATGAGATCGGCTGTCGTATCCGTCACGGCATGTGTCAGCTCATGGGCAATGACATCAAGTCCTCCGGATAATGATACAAACGTTGATCCATCTCCATCACCGTATACCATCTGCTGACCATTCCAAAATGCGTTATTATAGTTTCTACCGTAATGGACAGTCGATTTCAAGGCTGCTCCATTTCCGTCATAGCTATTTCGGTTATGAGTATTCTTGTAATAATCATACGTCGTTCCTGCATAATAATGTGCATCTACTGCAGCTGCGTCGTAACTTGCGTTGAATAGATTATCGCTGTCTGCCCACAGTGAGCCGGGAAGACGGGTACGGTTTGATCCATCATAAGTGAAGATACCATTCCCTCTCGTGCGATCTTGTAAGTAATAAGTAGATGAAGAAAGGTACGTATTCAGTGATTTGGTATCACCCAACACTCCTTTACCGGAGCCGACCGTGTCCGTTCCTCCGGTTGCACCTCCACCGCCGCCTGGCTTACCGGCTCCTTTACCTGCTTCATGAATTTCATTCACCTTGGCAAGGATATCGCCTGTGACAGCATCCACGAAATAATTCCAGTTCCCAGGCTCTGGTGCCAGAAAATTATAGTTTACGAGATAGGCATAATGTGCTTCTCCATCTTTCACATAAATCACTGATTCGGATTTAGGGGCGTATTCGTAATCAGGCTGGCTGCCCACTGCCTTAACCAGATCCTTTTCAGCTGATGAAACGGCTTCTTTTTTAGATAGTTTCTTCGTTTGTTTCAGGTTTTGTTTCTCATCCAGGTTCGCTGCAGGTATTCCCGATAACGCTGTGAGAACTCCTTCTTTATTTACGTGAGCAGTCAGAACAGATCCATAAACCGGAGTTCCCTTATACACCTGCTGGATGCGAAGGTATGTAAATCCTAAATCATCTTTCTGCTTTTCTACTACTTTGAATGATAATTTTGAATCACCTTTAAACTTGAACGTCTTTTGTTTGTCTGTTAAATAATCAAATACTACAGTTTCCGGAGCCTTTGAAGATGCCTTTGTTAATTGACCCGAAATAAATTGCGGAGTCCCCATCTGTGAATTGAAATTCACTTTCTCACTGACACTTGAAGCCCCAAACGCTTCTTGTGTCAATACCGGACTCATCATTAATCCTGCTGTTAATCCTAATGCAACGACTTTTTTCTTCAATTACAACACCCCTTTGAAAGAATTTTCAAACTATTTAAAACATTAGATATACTATAATACAAGCCTCCAACATGACGAACGAGCCAAAAGACCTAACATTCACATTTTCCAACCCCGGGTTAAATGGCCTATGCATAACGGGCAAAAATCACTTAGATCAGGAAAATTTGAACAAAAAGAGGGACGGACCTTGAACTATTTCAAGGTCCGTCCCTCTTCTCCCTCTTCCCCATAGAAAAGCCCCCTGAAAACCAAATGTTTTCGGGGGGCTTCATGAAAAATATTAACGTTTTTGAATTTCTTGAAGTAATAATTTGTTTACAAGCGGCGGGTTGGCCTGGCCTTTTGTCGCTTTCATGATTTGACCGACAAGGAAGCCGATGGCGCGGTCTTTCCCGTTCTTGTAATCTTCGATGGATTGCGGATTCGCATCCAGCGTTTCCGTGACGATCTTGAGTAGTGCACCTTCATCAGAAATTTGAACAAGGCCTTTGTCTTTGACGATCTGCTCAGGATCTCCACCGTTTTCCACTAATTCCTTGAACACTTTCTTCGCGATCTTAGAAGAAATCGTTCCTTTTTCAATCAACTCGATCATGCCTGCGAGTCCTTGAGGAGTCAGCTTAACATCTTCCAGTTCCTTCTGCTGGGCATTCAGGTACGCTGACACCTCACCCATCAGCCAGTTGGAAGCAAGCTTCGCATCTGCACCCGCTTCAACGGTATCTTGGAAGAAATCAGACATTTCCTTCGTCAATGTCAAAACCATGGCATCATACGCAGGTAAGCCCATCTCTTCTACATAGCGCTTTTTACGCTCATCCGGAAGCTCGGGGATCTCTGCACGGATGCGGTCCATCCACTCTTGATCGATGTGGAGGTTCAGTAAATCCGGTTCAGGGAAGTAACGGTAATCATCCGATCCTTCCTTCACGCGCATAAGGATCGTTTTACCCGTCGATTCATCGAAACGGAGGGTTTCCTGCTGGATCATCCCACCTGATAATAGCACCTTTTCCTGACGGACGATTTCGTATTCCAATCCTTTTTTAACAAAGTTAAAAGAGTTCAGGTTTTTAAGCTCGGCTTTCGTTCCGAACTTCTCCTGACCGATTGGGCGGAGGGAAATATTGGCGTCACAACGAAGGGATCCTTCTTCCATCTTACAGTCTGAAACCCCTGTATATTGAATGATCGATTTCAGCTTCTCAAGGTACGCATACGCTTCTTCAGGAGTACGGATATCCGGCTCGGATACGATCTCGATCAGAGGTGTTCCTTGACGGTTATAGTCGACAAGGGAATAGCCGTCACCTGAGTGAGTCAGTTTCCCTGCATCTTCTTCCAGATGAAGACGAGTGATCCCGATGCGTTTCTTCTCACCGTTCACTTCAATCTCGATCCAGCCATTCTCACCGATTGGCTTATCAAATTGAGAAATCTGGTACGCTTTCGGATTATCAGGATAGAAATAGTTTTTACGGTCAAACTTTGTATCCGTGGCGATTTCACAGTTCAATGCGATCGCAGCTTTCATACCGAACTCAATGGCACGTTTGTTAACGACCGGAAGAACACCAGGGTATCCAAGGTCGATCACGTTCGTATTTGTATTCGGCTCCGCTCCGAAATGGTTCGGTGCAGGAGAAAACATCTTACTGTCCGTTTTTAATTCTACGTGGACTTCTAGTCCGATTACTGGTTCAAAGTTCATTGATTTCACCCCTTACAGTTGTGGTCTTTTTGTATGGAAATCTGTAGCCTGCTCGAATGCATGAGCTACGCGATAAATCGTGCTTTCGTCAAAATGCTTCCCGATGATTTGCAGTCCAAGGGGCAGTCCTGTTGAAGAGAATCCACAAGGAACCGAGATTCCCGGCACGCCTGCAAGGTTTACTGGAATCGTTAAAATATCGTTCGCATACATCGTTAATGGATCATCGATCTTTTCACCGATTTTGAAAGCAGGAGTCGGTGTTGTCGGTCCAATAATAACATCGTATTTCGCAAATACATCTTCAAAGTCTTTCTTGATCAGCGTACGGGCCTGCTGTGCTTTTTTGTAATAAGCATCGTAGTAACCTGAGCTTAATGCAAACGTTCCAAGCATGATACGACGCTTCACTTCGTCCCCGAAGCCTTCTGCACGTGTCTTCTTGTAAAGATCAAGAAGGTTCTCTGCGTTCGGCGTACGGTAGCCGTAACGAACACCATCGAAGCGTGCAAGATTGGCAGATGCTTCAGAAGATGCTAATAAGTAGTACGTTGACACACCGAATTTAGAATGAGGAAGGGAAACCTCTTCCCACGTCGCGCCCATGCCTTCCAACACTTTCAGTGAAGCAAGAACAGATTGACGGGCTTCTTCCCCGACACCTTCACCTAAATATTCTTTCGGCACAGCGATTTTCAAGCCTTTCACATCACCAGTAAGAGCTTCTGCATAATTCGGAACCTCCACATTAGCTGAAGTCGAGTCATTCGGATCGAGTCCTGCGATGGCTTGCAGCAAGTACGCGTTATCCTCAACGTTACGAGTGATTGGTCCGATTTGGTCTAGAGATGAAGCAAACGCTACTAGACCGAAACGGGATACACGTCCGTAAGTCGGTTTTAATCCGACCGTACCCGTGAATGCTGCCGGCTGGCGAATCGATCCACCTGTATCTGAACCAAGTGAAAAAGGAACTTCCCCAGCTGCAACAGAAGCTGCCGATCCACCTGAAGATCCACCTGGGACCGTTTCAAGATTCCATGGGTTGCTTGTCTTTTGGAAACCGGAGTTCTCAGTAGACGAACCCATCGCAAACTCATCCATATTCAATTTACCGATCGTAATCGTATCGGCACTATGTAATTTATTGATGACGGTCGCATCATAAATCGGATTGAAGTTTTCAAGGATTTTACTTGCACAGGTTGTGCGAAGACCCTTTGTAACGATATTATCTTTGATCCCGATCGGCATTCCGAAAAGAAGGCCTTTACTTTCATCCGTACCAAGCTTGGAATCCATTTCCTTCGCTTTGCTGCGGGCATTCTCTTCATCCAATGTTAAAAATGCCTTCACTTTATCTTCCACGGCATCGATTCGTTTGTACGACTCGTCTACCAGGTCTGTGACAGAAACTTCTTTCTTATGTAAAAGCTCATGAAGCTCTGATAATTTATGGTCAAATAATGACATGAGGTCCCCTCCTTAGTCCAAGATCGATGGAACGCGAACTTGTCCATCTTGTTTGTCTGGTGCATTCTTCAATACCTCTTCACGCGGCAGTCCTTCAACAGGCTTATCTTCACGCATCACGTTCTTCATATCCAGTACATGACTCGTTGCTTCCACATTTGAAGTATCCAATTCATTCAGCTGCTCGGCAAACCCGATAATCGCATCCAGCTGAGTCGTAAACTTCTTCGCTTCATCCTCTGTGATGGCTAGTCGTGCAAGGTGTGCAACATGCTTTACCTGCTCTTCAGAAATTCTAGACATCTTCTTCACCTCCGTATATGTTCGAACACTCACAATACTATTGATAATACCAAAATTCGCTTCATTAAAGCAACTATGATAAGAGAGAACCATTGTTAGGGCATGGCTGATTCTTGTCCATACCTCCGTCTATTCTAACATGAAATGAGGGGTGGGTGTGATTTTGTGAGGAAGACTGGTTTAGACTGTATGCCCATGTATAAATGATAGGGAAAGATTGTCTTTTTTAGCTGGGGAGTGGTTCTTTCCGGTGATTCATGGCCGATTTGGCGTGGATTCTGTGGTTGAGATCTCCCATCGCGGGGATCATACGGATTTGAGGGGATTCATGCCTGATTTAGGTTTTCTGAGCGAGGTTTATGCTAATTTTATGGAAGAAAAGACTGTCAATAAGAGGGGGGCATGGGAATGGATTGCGTCATTTTGGCCGGTGATCGCGTCATTTTCCGAATAATTGCGTCGTTTTTCTATTTATTTCGTCATTATCCTTATAATTGCGTCGTTTTTCTTTTAATTACTCCAATTTCCATATTATGGACACTTAGTATGACCGCCATTGTAGCCGAAGGAAGCAGACTCGACCCCGAGCGATACCTTACTTCTAACTAAAGCATTCCATTTGCTTCCTTTCCTCCATTTGATTACCTTTAAATAGAGTACATAAATGGAGAGGGTTTTCACAATGCATCCAATTCTACTAGCCTTCCTAGCAGGGGTTATAGGCGGCGGGCTGTTCACGCTCCTGCATCTTCCCCTGTCCTGGCTTCTCGGTTCCATGGTTTCTGTCTTTCTCATTAACAAATGGACAAAGTTTGAGCTGGCCTGGCCGTCTTATCTCCGGGATCTTGGATTGATCATCGTCGGC
Coding sequences within it:
- a CDS encoding diacylglycerol kinase, producing MKRARIIYNPTSGRELFKKHLAEVLIKLEQAGYETSVHATICEGDATEAARIAVERKYDIVVAAGGDGTLNEVVNGLAEQDYRPKLGIVPMGTTNDFARALHIPKDISSAIDVITKGETIPVDIGRMNDRYFINIAGGGRITELTYEVPSKLKTMMGQLAYYLKGIEMLPSIKPTDVSIEYDGKLFEGQAMLFLIGLTNSVGGFEKLAPDASINDGLFSLLILKKTNLAEFIRIASLAVRGEHVNDPNVIYTQANRIKIKAKEKVQLNVDGELGGVLPAEFENLYRHLQVFVPLDKIRPEDKAE
- a CDS encoding arylamine N-acetyltransferase; amino-acid sequence: MEAVKKYVNYLNMDIEPPTLNYLQRLIQQHLIRIPYETFSKFYYFSQGGSFVPSLETFAENLHLKGWGGTCFTLNINFGSLLKKLGFHCQFVRVNPGHLGLMISIDNRKLYVDVGYGSPIMKPVELEARQKHLLHGFGEEIIFTQKDIREFEVDRRSNGKTFVKKTIEWIPLEEEDLETDIQASYLDSDDNITMRRITAVRFQGNQCYFLRNRTLKVMTYRNIREYQMKDLGKWKDIIGEVYHFDMKSLEESIRFLQKRNIHLFP
- a CDS encoding class I SAM-dependent methyltransferase, with translation MEVNFGNVTSRYAASCDDIPHQFFDTLKVRGIVWEGRKVAEIGSGTGALTRKLHKRGAEVIGVEPSIELRKTAKALESRQYLEIPYLTGTAESTNLPDHYYDITMSHRSWHLFDRPKAILEMKRILKEKGTFIVSDSSFLPNQEVVKDTMTFLHEYIGETPEEKADAGNQVNGFPVEWLLEWQQADFTIKDFYTFYYMVDFTIQSWCERVGSLSLLSHLEDTEKEGLLQSLHTFLSRRHDSLQEFTLQHQFTVCLMKK
- a CDS encoding helix-turn-helix transcriptional regulator; amino-acid sequence: MIHQKTNTIVIEALNKFPHKIHIKLGEILRERGLTQGDLHRLTGLRVATINELVNFKKKSLTVAHLVSIMIALRITDIRDLIEIEFDQEVQDYFNEENKRMKNGFTPDLTKTAEQNVKRIAAGANN
- a CDS encoding thioredoxin family protein; the protein is MNLEQWFDKGMTPEEYIENMSVHKENTEAVRKGFKIPREDVEVLNQLGEQSLRVIAITEDWCGDAMLNIPILLTVAEAANLDVRMIMRDENLELMDQYLTNGTSRAIPIFIFIDKEGKEKLVWGPRAPMVKKIVDDERAKLPPRDHELFPEKQKEMIQRLTSQYIKDRGVWQEVYESLKTSLVQNVLM
- a CDS encoding DUF4257 domain-containing protein, whose amino-acid sequence is MSLFEVILLPMLMGGIGGLGHILVFKNGHFTFPRKFIDDQGEKHYLFGSTKDIIIGVLAGYLSVLPVVDTVPIWYVIYISLLSGIGGSSVITRKIEQNLAATKASYIQELSHYQLEPTSKGGSPNHNEVKPVGEVEEKKNQG
- a CDS encoding M4 family metallopeptidase, translating into MKKKVVALGLTAGLMMSPVLTQEAFGASSVSEKVNFNSQMGTPQFISGQLTKASSKAPETVVFDYLTDKQKTFKFKGDSKLSFKVVEKQKDDLGFTYLRIQQVYKGTPVYGSVLTAHVNKEGVLTALSGIPAANLDEKQNLKQTKKLSKKEAVSSAEKDLVKAVGSQPDYEYAPKSESVIYVKDGEAHYAYLVNYNFLAPEPGNWNYFVDAVTGDILAKVNEIHEAGKGAGKPGGGGGATGGTDTVGSGKGVLGDTKSLNTYLSSSTYYLQDRTRGNGIFTYDGSNRTRLPGSLWADSDNLFNASYDAAAVDAHYYAGTTYDYYKNTHNRNSYDGNGAALKSTVHYGRNYNNAFWNGQQMVYGDGDGSTFVSLSGGLDVIAHELTHAVTDTTADLIYQNESGAINESMSDIFGTLVEYDANNNPDWEIGEDIYTPNKSGDALRSMSDPAKYGDPDHYSVRYTGTQDNGGVHINSGIGNKAAYLLSQGGTHYGVKVTGIGTAKTGKIYYRALTQYLTPSSNYSQLRSAAVQSATDLYGAGSAEVASVNAAYSAVGVN
- the gatB gene encoding Asp-tRNA(Asn)/Glu-tRNA(Gln) amidotransferase subunit GatB, with the translated sequence MNFEPVIGLEVHVELKTDSKMFSPAPNHFGAEPNTNTNVIDLGYPGVLPVVNKRAIEFGMKAAIALNCEIATDTKFDRKNYFYPDNPKAYQISQFDKPIGENGWIEIEVNGEKKRIGITRLHLEEDAGKLTHSGDGYSLVDYNRQGTPLIEIVSEPDIRTPEEAYAYLEKLKSIIQYTGVSDCKMEEGSLRCDANISLRPIGQEKFGTKAELKNLNSFNFVKKGLEYEIVRQEKVLLSGGMIQQETLRFDESTGKTILMRVKEGSDDYRYFPEPDLLNLHIDQEWMDRIRAEIPELPDERKKRYVEEMGLPAYDAMVLTLTKEMSDFFQDTVEAGADAKLASNWLMGEVSAYLNAQQKELEDVKLTPQGLAGMIELIEKGTISSKIAKKVFKELVENGGDPEQIVKDKGLVQISDEGALLKIVTETLDANPQSIEDYKNGKDRAIGFLVGQIMKATKGQANPPLVNKLLLQEIQKR
- the gatA gene encoding Asp-tRNA(Asn)/Glu-tRNA(Gln) amidotransferase subunit GatA; protein product: MSLFDHKLSELHELLHKKEVSVTDLVDESYKRIDAVEDKVKAFLTLDEENARSKAKEMDSKLGTDESKGLLFGMPIGIKDNIVTKGLRTTCASKILENFNPIYDATVINKLHSADTITIGKLNMDEFAMGSSTENSGFQKTSNPWNLETVPGGSSGGSAASVAAGEVPFSLGSDTGGSIRQPAAFTGTVGLKPTYGRVSRFGLVAFASSLDQIGPITRNVEDNAYLLQAIAGLDPNDSTSANVEVPNYAEALTGDVKGLKIAVPKEYLGEGVGEEARQSVLASLKVLEGMGATWEEVSLPHSKFGVSTYYLLASSEASANLARFDGVRYGYRTPNAENLLDLYKKTRAEGFGDEVKRRIMLGTFALSSGYYDAYYKKAQQARTLIKKDFEDVFAKYDVIIGPTTPTPAFKIGEKIDDPLTMYANDILTIPVNLAGVPGISVPCGFSSTGLPLGLQIIGKHFDESTIYRVAHAFEQATDFHTKRPQL
- the gatC gene encoding Asp-tRNA(Asn)/Glu-tRNA(Gln) amidotransferase subunit GatC, whose translation is MSRISEEQVKHVAHLARLAITEDEAKKFTTQLDAIIGFAEQLNELDTSNVEATSHVLDMKNVMREDKPVEGLPREEVLKNAPDKQDGQVRVPSILD